The following are encoded together in the Thermoanaerobaculia bacterium genome:
- a CDS encoding type II toxin-antitoxin system VapC family toxin, whose amino-acid sequence MRLLLDTHVLLWWLRDDRRLPARFSAAITDPVNEVLVSAATIWETSSKIALGKLETSGDLVEEIDANGFTELPITARHAQRAGALPRHHDDPFDRLLIAQAQLDSLRLVTLDAGFRAYDVQLLRLA is encoded by the coding sequence GTGAGACTCCTCCTCGACACTCACGTCCTGCTCTGGTGGCTGCGCGACGACCGCCGCCTGCCGGCGCGCTTCTCCGCAGCCATCACCGATCCGGTGAATGAGGTTCTGGTGAGCGCCGCGACGATCTGGGAAACGTCGAGCAAGATCGCCCTCGGCAAGCTCGAGACCTCCGGCGACCTGGTCGAGGAGATCGACGCCAACGGTTTCACCGAGCTGCCGATCACCGCCCGCCACGCCCAACGGGCTGGCGCCCTCCCCCGCCACCACGACGACCCCTTCGACCGCCTGCTCATCGCGCAAGCGCAGCTCGACTCCCTCCGCCTCGTCACCCTCGACGCCGGCTTCCGCGCCTACGACGTGCAACTCCTTCGTCTCGCCTAG